The Mycolicibacterium mucogenicum DSM 44124 genomic sequence CCCGTCCCCGTCACTCAGGCAATAGTCCATACCTGAATGGACGGCTGATCAGCCTCTGGCGTTCCACCATTTCTGCAATTCGGCGACGGCCTCGTCGTGGCTCAGCGGGCCGCGGTCCAGCCGCAGCTCCTTGAGGAACCGCCACGCCTCGCCGACCTGCGGGCCGGCCGGGATGCCGAGCAGCGTCATGATCTCGTTGCCGTCCAGGTCCGGCCGCACCCGGGCCAGATCCTCTTTCGCGGCCAGCTCCTCGATGCGTCGCTCGAGACCGTCGTAGTTGGCCTGCAACCGCGCCGCCCGGCGACGGTTGCGGGTCGTGCAGTCCGCGCGCACCAGCTTGTGCAACCGGCTCAGCAGCGGCCCGGCGTCGGTGACGTACCGACGCACGGCCGAGTCCGTCCACTGGCCGGTGCCCTTGTCGTCGGCGTAGCCGTGGAACCGCAGGTGCAGATACACCAGTTGCGAGACGTCGTCGACCATCTGCTTGGAGTACTTCAGCGCGCGCATCCGCTTGCGCGTCATCTTGGCGCCGACCACCTCGTGGTGGTGGAAGCTGACGCCCCCGTCGGGCTCGTGGCGGCGGGTGTCGGGCTTGCCGATGTCGTGCAGCAGCGCCGCCCAGCGCAGCACCAGATCCGGGCCCTCGTCCTCGAGGTCGATCGCCTGCCGCAGCACCGTCAGCGAGTGGTGGTACACGTCCTTGTGCTGGTGGTGTTCGTCGATCGCCATCCGCATCGCACCGACCTCGGGCAGCACGACATCGCCCAGTCCGGTCTGCACCATCAAATCCACGCCGGCCATGGGATCGGCACCGAGCATCAGCTTGTCGAGCTCGGCGGCCACGCGCTCGGCGGTGATCCGGCCCAGCTGCGGCGCCATCTCGAGCAGGGCCTCGAGCACGCGCGGCGCCACCGAGAACCCCAGCTGTGAGACGAAGCGGGCCGCCCGCAACATCCGCAGCGGATCGTCACCGAACGACACCTGCGGCGCCGACGGGGTGTCGAGCACCTTGTCGGCGAGTGCGGCGAGCCCACCGAGTGGATCGTGGAACTCACCGATGCCGCCGGGCAGGTCCG encodes the following:
- a CDS encoding CCA tRNA nucleotidyltransferase, whose translation is MPNEASTDAALLTAAAVALNKHAGLLVDLGRVFAAAGHDLYLVGGSVRDALLGRELNDLDFTTDARPAELQKMLRGWAEALWDTGIEFGTIGAAKYGQRIEITTFRADSYDQVSRNPEVVFGDRLEDDLVRRDFTVNAMAVRINPDLPGGIGEFHDPLGGLAALADKVLDTPSAPQVSFGDDPLRMLRAARFVSQLGFSVAPRVLEALLEMAPQLGRITAERVAAELDKLMLGADPMAGVDLMVQTGLGDVVLPEVGAMRMAIDEHHQHKDVYHHSLTVLRQAIDLEDEGPDLVLRWAALLHDIGKPDTRRHEPDGGVSFHHHEVVGAKMTRKRMRALKYSKQMVDDVSQLVYLHLRFHGYADDKGTGQWTDSAVRRYVTDAGPLLSRLHKLVRADCTTRNRRRAARLQANYDGLERRIEELAAKEDLARVRPDLDGNEIMTLLGIPAGPQVGEAWRFLKELRLDRGPLSHDEAVAELQKWWNARG